The Burkholderiales bacterium genome includes a window with the following:
- a CDS encoding type 1 glutamine amidotransferase yields MTRPVAVFRFSRSEGPGHFAQWLEANERPWRLVALDLGESVPDDPTAFAGIGMMGGPMGANDAFDWRDPLAVLLRRAVDARVPVIGHCLGGQILSRALGGVVSRAATTEIGWIDVEATDAEASREWFGGRNAMTVFQWHQDAFTIPPGATRVLANAYNPNQAYVVDDRHIGMQCHIEMTAEMLEAWCDMAPGELPDTSSPERQSRADILSGVEARIASLNALADGVYARWARHLA; encoded by the coding sequence ATGACCCGTCCCGTCGCCGTGTTCCGGTTTTCGCGCTCGGAAGGGCCGGGCCACTTCGCCCAATGGCTCGAAGCGAACGAGCGCCCCTGGCGCCTCGTCGCGCTCGACCTCGGGGAGAGCGTGCCCGACGACCCGACCGCGTTCGCGGGGATCGGCATGATGGGCGGCCCGATGGGCGCGAACGACGCGTTCGACTGGCGCGATCCGCTCGCGGTATTGCTGCGCCGCGCCGTCGACGCGCGCGTGCCGGTGATCGGCCACTGCCTCGGCGGCCAGATCCTGTCGCGCGCGCTGGGCGGCGTCGTGTCGCGCGCGGCGACGACCGAGATCGGCTGGATCGACGTCGAGGCCACCGACGCGGAGGCGTCGCGCGAGTGGTTCGGCGGCCGCAACGCCATGACCGTGTTCCAGTGGCACCAGGACGCGTTCACGATCCCGCCGGGCGCGACGCGCGTGCTCGCCAACGCGTACAACCCGAACCAGGCCTACGTGGTCGACGACCGCCACATCGGCATGCAGTGCCACATCGAGATGACCGCCGAGATGCTGGAGGCCTGGTGCGACATGGCGCCCGGCGAACTGCCCGACACGTCGTCGCCCGAGCGGCAGTCGCGCGCGGACATCCTGAGCGGGGTCGAGGCGCGGATCGCCTCGCTCAACGCGCTCGCCGACGGCGTCTACGCGCGCTGGGCGCGCCACCTCGCGTAA